In one Shinella zoogloeoides genomic region, the following are encoded:
- a CDS encoding NADH:ubiquinone oxidoreductase subunit NDUFA12, translating into MNLLKQIFTWWNGQTIGTRFHTWRFGTRVGEDEFGNVYYQGGAKDSEGRTRRWVIYNGYAEASAIPPGWHGWMHHRTDVSPADEDYKAREWQKPHRQNPTGTSQAYRPPGSLAATGERPRVTGDYDAWTPGS; encoded by the coding sequence ATGAACCTTCTCAAGCAGATTTTCACCTGGTGGAACGGTCAGACGATCGGCACCCGCTTTCACACCTGGCGCTTCGGCACGCGGGTCGGCGAGGACGAGTTCGGCAACGTCTACTACCAGGGCGGCGCCAAGGATTCCGAAGGCCGAACCCGCCGCTGGGTGATCTACAACGGTTATGCCGAAGCCTCTGCCATCCCGCCGGGCTGGCACGGTTGGATGCACCACCGCACCGACGTTTCCCCGGCCGACGAGGACTACAAGGCGCGTGAGTGGCAGAAGCCGCACCGCCAGAACCCGACCGGCACCTCGCAGGCCTACCGCCCGCCGGGCTCGCTTGCCGCAACCGGCGAACGTCCCCGCGTGACCGGCGACTATGACGCCTGGACGCCGGGTAGCTGA
- a CDS encoding DUF2155 domain-containing protein, producing MTSGFSRANAGRRLLSVALAATAAGLAMAPVAAKAARMENPVAVFSGIDKITGRITNFDVYIGETVQFGALQVTPKVCYSRDDTEAQKVTSFVEVDEITLDRKIRRIFTGWMFADSPGLNAVEHAVYDVWLTECKAKSDVPPPEDGEAAAQ from the coding sequence ATGACATCAGGGTTTTCACGGGCAAACGCCGGACGGCGCCTTCTTTCCGTCGCGCTTGCAGCGACGGCCGCCGGCCTTGCCATGGCGCCGGTGGCAGCAAAGGCCGCGCGCATGGAAAATCCGGTCGCGGTGTTCTCCGGCATCGACAAGATCACCGGCCGCATCACCAATTTCGACGTCTATATCGGCGAGACCGTGCAGTTCGGCGCGCTTCAGGTGACGCCGAAGGTCTGTTACAGCCGCGACGATACCGAAGCGCAGAAGGTGACGTCCTTCGTCGAGGTCGACGAGATCACGCTCGACCGCAAGATCCGCCGCATCTTCACCGGCTGGATGTTCGCAGACAGCCCCGGCCTCAACGCCGTCGAGCACGCCGTCTATGACGTGTGGCTGACGGAATGCAAGGCCAAGTCCGACGTGCCGCCGCCGGAAGACGGCGAAGCGGCGGCGCAGTAA
- the aat gene encoding leucyl/phenylalanyl-tRNA--protein transferase, whose product MAGRRSRHPEITPELLLRAYSIGLFPMADSADDPELFWVEPDMRGVIPLDEFHVSRSLAKAVRKKPFDIRFDTAFDAVIAACAEAAPDRPSTWINKKIRSLYGTLHRMGHAHSVEAWEGEKLVGGLYGVSLGAAFFGESMFSRRTDASKICLVALVERLKANGFRLLDTQFTTEHLKSFGAIDVPKIEYEDMLANALASPHLPF is encoded by the coding sequence ATGGCAGGGCGTCGCAGCCGCCACCCGGAGATAACGCCGGAACTGTTGCTGCGCGCCTATTCCATCGGGCTTTTCCCGATGGCCGATTCGGCAGACGACCCGGAGCTGTTCTGGGTCGAGCCGGACATGCGGGGCGTCATCCCGCTCGATGAATTCCACGTCTCGCGCAGTCTCGCCAAGGCGGTCCGCAAGAAACCGTTCGACATCCGGTTCGACACCGCCTTCGACGCGGTGATCGCGGCCTGCGCCGAGGCCGCGCCGGACCGCCCGTCGACCTGGATCAACAAGAAGATCCGGTCCCTCTACGGCACCCTGCATCGCATGGGCCACGCCCATTCGGTTGAAGCCTGGGAAGGCGAAAAACTCGTCGGCGGGCTCTACGGCGTCTCTTTGGGGGCGGCCTTCTTCGGGGAAAGCATGTTCTCCCGGCGCACGGATGCCTCGAAAATCTGCCTCGTGGCGCTGGTGGAGCGGTTGAAGGCGAACGGCTTCCGGCTGCTCGACACGCAGTTCACCACCGAGCATCTGAAGTCGTTCGGCGCGATCGACGTGCCGAAGATCGAATACGAGGACATGCTGGCGAACGCGCTGGCGTCACCGCACCTGCCGTTTTGA
- the accC gene encoding acetyl-CoA carboxylase biotin carboxylase subunit, with protein MISKVLIANRGEIALRVLRACKELGIATVAVHSTADADAMHVRLADESVCIGPPPSRESYLNIHQIVAACEITGADAVHPGYGFLSENAKFAEILDAHGITFIGPTAEHIRIMGDKITAKQTAQELGIPVVPGSDGEVKPENALEVARQIGFPVLIKATAGGGGRGMKVAKSEADLEEAVSTARSEALAAFGNDAVYMEKYLGKPRHIEIQVVGDGMGNAVHLGERDCSLQRRHQKVWEEANSPALNVEQRMKIGQICADAMMKLKYRGAGTVEFLYENGEFYFIEMNTRLQVEHPITEAITGIDLVHEQIRVASGAGLSVRQEDIVFSGHAIECRINAEDPRTFVPSPGTITHFHAPGGLGVRVDSGAYQGYKIPPYYDSLIGKLIVHGRTRVECMMRLRRVLDEFVIDGIKTTLPLFQDLIGNQDIANGDYDIHWLENYLADKTDA; from the coding sequence ATGATCTCCAAAGTCCTCATTGCCAACCGCGGCGAAATCGCCCTTCGGGTCCTTCGGGCCTGCAAGGAGCTGGGCATCGCCACGGTTGCCGTGCATTCGACGGCGGATGCCGACGCCATGCATGTGCGCCTTGCAGACGAGAGCGTATGCATCGGCCCGCCCCCGTCGCGCGAAAGCTACCTGAACATCCACCAGATCGTCGCGGCCTGCGAGATCACCGGCGCCGACGCCGTGCATCCGGGCTACGGCTTCCTGTCCGAGAACGCCAAGTTCGCGGAAATCCTCGACGCGCACGGCATCACCTTCATCGGCCCGACGGCCGAACACATCCGCATCATGGGCGACAAGATCACCGCCAAGCAGACGGCGCAGGAACTCGGCATCCCCGTCGTTCCCGGCTCCGACGGCGAGGTGAAGCCGGAGAACGCGCTGGAAGTCGCCCGCCAGATCGGTTTTCCCGTGCTCATCAAGGCCACCGCCGGCGGCGGCGGCCGTGGCATGAAGGTCGCAAAATCCGAAGCCGATCTCGAGGAAGCCGTCTCGACCGCCCGTTCCGAGGCGCTCGCCGCCTTCGGCAACGATGCCGTCTACATGGAAAAGTATCTCGGCAAGCCGCGCCACATCGAAATCCAGGTCGTCGGCGACGGCATGGGCAATGCGGTGCATCTCGGCGAGCGCGACTGCTCGCTGCAGCGCCGCCACCAGAAGGTCTGGGAAGAAGCCAACTCCCCGGCGCTCAATGTCGAGCAGCGCATGAAGATCGGCCAGATCTGCGCCGACGCCATGATGAAGCTGAAATACCGCGGCGCCGGCACGGTCGAATTCCTCTACGAGAACGGCGAGTTCTATTTCATCGAAATGAACACCCGCCTGCAGGTGGAGCACCCGATCACCGAAGCGATCACCGGCATCGACCTCGTGCACGAGCAGATCCGCGTCGCCTCCGGCGCCGGCCTGTCGGTGCGGCAGGAGGACATCGTGTTCTCCGGCCATGCCATCGAGTGCCGCATCAACGCCGAAGACCCGCGCACCTTCGTTCCCTCGCCCGGAACGATCACGCATTTCCATGCGCCAGGCGGCCTTGGCGTGCGCGTCGATTCGGGCGCCTATCAGGGCTACAAGATCCCGCCCTACTACGACAGCCTGATCGGCAAGCTCATCGTGCACGGCCGCACCCGCGTCGAATGCATGATGCGCCTGCGCCGCGTGCTGGATGAGTTCGTCATCGACGGCATCAAGACGACGCTGCCGCTCTTCCAGGACCTGATCGGCAACCAGGACATCGCCAACGGCGATTACGACATCCACTGGCTGGAAAACTATCTGGCCGACAAGACCGACGCCTGA
- the accB gene encoding acetyl-CoA carboxylase biotin carboxyl carrier protein encodes MADKKNGIDQVLIRDLANILNETDLTEIEVEQDDLRIRVSRAGTPQYVQAPIAAPAPAFAAPAATAAAPVADARSNKNAVTAPMVGTAYLSPAPGARPFIEVGSTVKEGQTILIIEAMKTMNQIPAPRSGKVTEILVSDASPVEYGEPLIVIE; translated from the coding sequence ATGGCTGACAAGAAAAACGGCATCGATCAGGTCTTGATCCGCGATCTCGCCAACATCCTCAACGAGACGGACCTGACCGAGATCGAAGTGGAGCAGGACGACCTGCGCATCCGCGTCTCGCGCGCCGGCACGCCGCAATATGTCCAGGCGCCGATCGCCGCCCCGGCTCCCGCCTTCGCTGCCCCGGCCGCAACGGCCGCCGCCCCTGTCGCCGACGCCCGCAGCAACAAGAACGCCGTGACCGCGCCGATGGTGGGCACCGCCTACCTTTCCCCGGCGCCGGGCGCCCGCCCCTTCATCGAGGTCGGCTCCACCGTCAAGGAAGGCCAGACCATCCTCATCATCGAAGCCATGAAGACGATGAACCAGATTCCGGCGCCGCGCTCCGGCAAGGTCACCGAAATCCTCGTTTCGGATGCAAGCCCGGTCGAATACGGCGAACCGCTGATCGTCATCGAATAA
- the aroQ gene encoding type II 3-dehydroquinate dehydratase, producing the protein MASTLFVLNGPNLNALGKREPGIYGGQTLADIEALCKAEGGKLGFAVEFRQSNHEGDLVDWIHEAGDVAAGVAINAGAYTHTSIALHDAIRAVKIPVVELHLSNVHAREEFRHKSMIAPAVKGVICGFGAQSYVLALHALSSITT; encoded by the coding sequence ATGGCTTCAACCCTTTTCGTGCTCAACGGCCCCAACCTGAACGCCCTCGGCAAGCGCGAGCCCGGTATCTATGGCGGCCAGACGCTCGCCGATATCGAAGCGCTCTGCAAGGCGGAGGGCGGGAAGCTGGGATTTGCCGTCGAATTCCGCCAGTCCAATCACGAAGGCGACCTGGTCGACTGGATTCATGAGGCCGGCGATGTCGCCGCCGGCGTCGCCATCAATGCCGGCGCCTATACCCACACCTCGATCGCCCTGCACGACGCCATCCGCGCCGTGAAGATCCCGGTGGTCGAACTGCACCTTTCCAACGTGCATGCCCGCGAGGAATTCCGCCACAAGTCGATGATCGCACCCGCCGTCAAGGGTGTCATCTGCGGCTTTGGCGCGCAAAGCTATGTCCTTGCGCTTCATGCGCTTTCGTCCATCACGACATAA
- a CDS encoding DsbA family protein encodes MTFKTKLAATVALTIAVAAPLPALALDDAQKKEIGEFIKEYLVENPEILVDVQEALQKKQEAQQQAKAQSAITDNEKAIFSSPYDIALGNPKGDVTIVEFFDYNCGYCKRALSDMDDILKEDKNVRFVLKELPILGPDSLAAHKVSAAVRDLSPEKYGEFHRTLLGGEGRATEESAIALAVGMGISEVDIRKTMADKPHDDAVREAYSLANDLGITGTPSYVLGNEMVFGAVGADDLREKIANVRSCGKATC; translated from the coding sequence ATGACATTCAAGACGAAGCTCGCGGCCACCGTCGCTCTCACCATCGCGGTCGCAGCCCCCCTTCCGGCCCTCGCCCTCGACGATGCGCAGAAGAAGGAGATCGGCGAGTTCATCAAGGAATATCTCGTCGAGAACCCGGAAATCCTTGTTGACGTGCAGGAGGCGCTGCAGAAGAAGCAGGAAGCCCAGCAGCAGGCCAAGGCCCAGTCGGCCATCACCGACAACGAGAAGGCGATCTTCTCCTCGCCCTACGACATCGCGCTCGGCAACCCGAAGGGCGACGTCACCATCGTCGAGTTCTTCGACTACAATTGCGGCTACTGCAAGCGCGCGCTCTCCGACATGGACGATATCCTGAAGGAAGACAAGAACGTCCGCTTCGTGCTGAAGGAACTGCCGATCCTCGGCCCCGATTCGCTCGCCGCCCACAAGGTGAGCGCCGCCGTGCGCGACCTTTCGCCGGAAAAGTACGGCGAATTCCACCGGACCTTGCTCGGCGGCGAAGGCCGCGCGACGGAAGAGAGCGCCATCGCGCTTGCCGTCGGCATGGGTATCTCCGAAGTGGACATCCGCAAGACCATGGCCGACAAGCCGCATGACGACGCCGTGCGCGAGGCCTATTCGCTGGCAAACGACCTCGGCATCACCGGCACGCCGTCCTACGTGCTCGGCAACGAGATGGTGTTCGGCGCCGTCGGCGCCGACGATCTGCGCGAGAAGATCGCCAATGTGCGCTCCTGCGGCAAGGCGACCTGCTGA
- a CDS encoding pyridoxal phosphate-dependent aminotransferase yields the protein MKLSRRGAVEPFHAMDVLAEATKRRATGRPVISMAVGQPVHPAPDAARKAARRALEIGRIGYTDALGLISLRRAISDFYREHHGVSVDPGRIAITTGSSAGFNLAFLALFDAGDRVAIARPGYPAYRNILAALGIETVEIEVSAENGFTLTPEALETAAATHGRIDGVLLASPANPTGTVTGRARLAALSNYCRENGIAFISDEIYHGLTFVGEEATALEFGDEAVIINSFSKYYCMTGWRIGWMVLPEALVRPVERIAQSLYISAPELSQIAAEAALGAEAELNVYRDAYRVNRDFLVKRLPELGFSIASPMDGAFYAYVDVSRFTNDSMAFARRMLAETDVAATPGIDFDPKDGHHTMRFSYAGAFEEMSEAVDRLEAWLA from the coding sequence ATGAAACTCTCCCGCCGCGGCGCCGTCGAACCCTTCCACGCCATGGACGTGCTCGCCGAAGCGACGAAACGGCGGGCGACGGGTCGGCCGGTCATTTCCATGGCCGTCGGCCAGCCGGTGCACCCCGCGCCGGACGCCGCCCGTAAGGCGGCCCGCCGGGCCCTGGAGATCGGCCGCATCGGCTATACGGATGCGCTCGGCCTCATTTCCCTCCGTCGCGCCATTTCGGATTTTTACCGGGAGCATCACGGGGTTTCGGTCGATCCGGGCCGCATCGCCATCACGACGGGCTCCTCCGCCGGCTTCAACCTCGCCTTTCTCGCGCTGTTCGACGCCGGCGACCGCGTCGCCATCGCGCGTCCCGGCTATCCCGCCTATCGCAACATCCTCGCCGCGCTTGGCATCGAGACGGTGGAAATCGAGGTGAGCGCCGAAAACGGCTTCACGCTGACGCCGGAGGCCCTGGAGACGGCTGCAGCCACTCATGGACGCATCGACGGCGTGCTGCTGGCAAGCCCCGCCAATCCGACCGGCACCGTCACCGGCCGGGCCAGACTTGCGGCGCTCTCAAACTATTGCCGGGAGAACGGCATCGCCTTCATCTCCGACGAGATCTATCACGGCCTCACCTTCGTCGGCGAGGAGGCGACGGCGCTGGAATTCGGCGACGAGGCTGTCATCATCAATTCCTTCTCGAAATACTATTGCATGACCGGCTGGCGGATCGGCTGGATGGTGCTGCCGGAGGCGCTGGTGCGCCCGGTCGAGCGCATCGCCCAGAGCCTCTACATCTCCGCGCCGGAACTCTCGCAGATCGCGGCGGAAGCGGCGCTCGGGGCAGAGGCGGAGCTCAACGTCTACCGTGACGCCTACCGCGTGAACCGCGACTTCCTCGTCAAGCGCCTGCCGGAACTCGGCTTTTCCATCGCCTCGCCGATGGATGGTGCCTTCTATGCCTATGTGGATGTCAGCCGGTTCACCAATGACAGCATGGCCTTTGCCCGCCGCATGCTGGCCGAGACCGATGTCGCGGCGACACCCGGCATCGACTTCGACCCGAAGGACGGCCACCACACGATGCGCTTCTCCTATGCCGGCGCCTTCGAGGAGATGAGCGAGGCGGTCGACCGCCTCGAAGCCTGGCTCGCCTGA
- a CDS encoding SDR family oxidoreductase: MTRLDNKVAIVTGASSGIGRAAALLFARQGAKLVLSARGRERLDAVAEEIRSEGGMSIAVPGDVSEEAHHQALIATAQKEFGGLDIAFNNAGTTGPVGALPDLSMEEWQEVLGINLTSGFLAAKYQLPAMEARGGGSIVFTSTFVGYTAGFPGLAAYAASKSGLVGLVQVLASEYGPKGIRVNALLPGATDTPMGRDVANTPEARQFVAGLNAFKRIAEPEEIAEAALFLCSDASSFTTGTAMLVDGGVSINRA, encoded by the coding sequence ATGACCCGTCTTGACAACAAGGTCGCCATCGTCACCGGTGCAAGCTCCGGCATCGGTCGGGCCGCCGCCCTGCTCTTTGCCCGGCAGGGGGCAAAACTCGTTCTTTCAGCCCGCGGACGCGAACGGCTCGATGCGGTTGCGGAAGAGATTCGCTCGGAAGGCGGAATGTCCATCGCCGTTCCCGGCGACGTCAGCGAGGAAGCCCATCACCAGGCCCTGATCGCGACCGCGCAGAAGGAATTCGGCGGCCTCGACATTGCCTTCAACAATGCCGGCACGACCGGGCCGGTCGGCGCCCTGCCGGACCTTTCCATGGAGGAATGGCAGGAAGTGCTTGGCATCAACCTGACCAGCGGCTTTCTCGCGGCCAAATACCAGTTGCCGGCCATGGAGGCGCGCGGCGGCGGCAGCATCGTCTTCACCTCGACCTTCGTCGGCTATACGGCGGGATTTCCGGGGCTTGCCGCCTATGCGGCGTCGAAGTCCGGTCTTGTCGGCCTCGTGCAGGTGCTCGCCTCGGAATATGGCCCCAAGGGCATCCGCGTGAACGCCCTGCTGCCGGGCGCGACGGATACGCCGATGGGCCGGGACGTGGCGAACACGCCGGAAGCGCGGCAATTCGTTGCCGGGCTCAATGCCTTCAAGCGCATCGCCGAGCCGGAGGAAATCGCCGAAGCCGCGCTCTTCCTCTGCTCGGACGCCTCCAGCTTCACCACCGGCACGGCGATGCTGGTCGATGGCGGCGTTTCGATCAACCGGGCCTGA
- a CDS encoding Rne/Rng family ribonuclease translates to MAEKMLIDASHAEETRVVVVRGNRIEEFDFESEHKKQIRGNIYLAKVTRVEPSLQAAFVDYGGNRHGFLAFAEIHPDYYQIPLADRQALLRAEAEEHRRDDDIEPIETGTRASDEKDAPAEIDAEAVAAVEETPVEAVAEAEVVEASADLAAEEAPAEKPKKPRRTRKAKAKTEDVPAAEEAAAPAEGSDDETPGGAMAMAVDTDEVSEPAERSRGRRRRDDDDDDDDHNGEEKEVIESVGAEDAMEEVPDRVQRKPRKQYRIQEVIKRRQILLVQVAKEERGNKGAALTTYLSLAGRYSVLMPNTARGGGISRKITNLQDRKRLKEIARDLEVPQGMGVILRTAGANRTRVEVKRDFEYLMRLWENVRTLTLASTAPCLVYEEGSLIKRSIRDLYNKDISEIVVAGEEGYKEAKAFMKMLMPSHAKVVQPYRDVHPIFSRSGIEAQLDRMLQPQVTLKSGGYIIINQTEALVSIDVNSGRSTREHSIEETALQTNLEAAEEVARQLRLRDLAGLVVIDFIDMEEKRNNRSVEKRLKDHLKNDRARIQVGRISHFGLLEMSRQRIRASVLESTMQTCPHCNGTGHIRSQSSVALHVLRGIEEYLLKNTTHNIVVRTTPDIALYLLNHKRGTIIDYEGRFGVQIIIEADAHVGAQHFAIDRGEAVENPVKIEQILHFEPEPEDDDVVIEDEIDEEEDEARPAAAAQSAPSASTSDENGRNKRKRRRRRRGRGRENGEGTDTASFGGEQPGDEDALDDDDAEGDEGAEETQAQADETAEQRRKRRRRGKRGGRRNRPEDGSVEAGAEGDEADGDAEEGDAAEEVVAVEVEVAEVAAAAEEAPVEAVAEEAPAKPKRARRSRAKVVEEAATDEAARSEIEAQPAPVAVEENATPAEPEVEQASADLEEPAKPVRANRDISKIASQPVVKSSTAKEAAPEDDAEKPKKGGWWQRRGFF, encoded by the coding sequence ATGGCAGAAAAAATGCTTATCGACGCGTCTCACGCTGAGGAGACGCGCGTCGTTGTCGTACGCGGAAACCGCATAGAAGAATTCGACTTCGAATCCGAACACAAGAAACAGATCCGCGGCAATATCTACCTTGCCAAGGTCACGCGCGTCGAACCGTCGCTCCAGGCGGCCTTTGTCGATTACGGCGGCAACCGCCACGGCTTCCTGGCCTTCGCCGAAATCCACCCGGACTACTACCAGATTCCGCTCGCCGACCGTCAGGCCCTGCTGAGGGCCGAGGCCGAGGAGCATCGCCGCGACGACGACATCGAGCCCATCGAAACGGGTACCCGCGCGTCCGACGAGAAGGATGCGCCGGCCGAGATCGATGCCGAAGCCGTCGCCGCCGTCGAAGAGACCCCGGTCGAAGCCGTCGCGGAAGCCGAGGTCGTCGAGGCCTCCGCGGACCTTGCTGCGGAAGAGGCCCCGGCCGAAAAGCCGAAGAAGCCGCGCCGCACCCGCAAGGCCAAGGCGAAGACCGAGGACGTCCCGGCCGCCGAAGAAGCCGCCGCCCCTGCCGAAGGCAGCGACGACGAGACGCCCGGCGGCGCGATGGCGATGGCCGTCGACACCGACGAGGTTTCCGAGCCGGCCGAGCGCTCGCGCGGTCGTCGTCGCCGCGATGACGACGACGATGACGACGATCACAACGGCGAAGAGAAAGAAGTCATCGAATCCGTCGGCGCCGAAGACGCCATGGAAGAGGTTCCGGACCGCGTCCAGCGCAAGCCGCGCAAGCAGTACCGTATCCAGGAAGTCATCAAGCGCCGCCAGATCCTGCTCGTGCAGGTCGCCAAGGAAGAGCGCGGCAACAAGGGCGCGGCGCTGACCACCTACCTGTCGCTCGCCGGCCGCTATTCCGTCCTGATGCCGAACACGGCGCGCGGCGGCGGCATTTCCCGCAAGATCACCAACCTGCAGGACCGCAAGCGCCTGAAGGAGATCGCCCGCGACCTCGAGGTTCCGCAGGGCATGGGCGTGATCCTGCGCACCGCCGGCGCCAACCGCACCCGCGTCGAGGTCAAGCGCGACTTCGAATACCTGATGCGCCTGTGGGAGAACGTGCGCACGCTGACGCTCGCCTCCACCGCACCCTGCCTCGTCTACGAGGAAGGCTCGCTCATCAAGCGCTCGATCCGCGACCTCTACAACAAAGACATCAGCGAGATCGTCGTTGCCGGCGAGGAAGGCTACAAGGAGGCGAAAGCCTTCATGAAGATGCTGATGCCGAGCCACGCGAAGGTCGTCCAGCCCTATCGCGACGTGCATCCGATCTTCTCGCGCTCGGGCATCGAAGCCCAGCTCGACCGCATGCTGCAGCCGCAGGTGACGCTGAAGTCCGGCGGCTACATCATCATCAACCAGACCGAGGCGCTCGTCTCGATCGACGTCAACTCCGGCCGCTCGACGCGCGAGCACTCCATCGAGGAGACCGCGCTGCAGACGAACCTGGAAGCCGCCGAGGAAGTGGCGCGCCAGCTTCGCCTCCGCGACCTTGCCGGCCTCGTCGTCATCGACTTCATCGACATGGAGGAGAAGCGCAACAACCGCTCCGTCGAGAAGCGCCTGAAGGACCACCTCAAGAACGATCGCGCGCGCATCCAGGTCGGCCGCATCTCGCATTTCGGCCTGCTCGAAATGTCGCGCCAGCGTATCCGCGCCTCGGTCCTCGAATCGACCATGCAGACCTGCCCGCACTGCAACGGCACGGGCCATATCCGCTCGCAGTCGTCGGTCGCGCTGCACGTCCTGCGCGGCATCGAGGAGTACCTCCTCAAGAACACGACGCACAACATCGTCGTGCGCACGACGCCCGACATCGCGCTCTACCTGCTCAACCACAAGCGCGGCACGATCATCGACTATGAAGGCCGCTTCGGCGTCCAGATCATCATCGAGGCGGATGCCCATGTCGGTGCGCAGCATTTTGCGATCGACCGCGGCGAAGCCGTCGAGAACCCGGTCAAGATCGAGCAGATCCTGCATTTCGAGCCGGAACCGGAAGACGACGACGTCGTGATCGAGGACGAGATCGACGAGGAAGAGGACGAAGCCCGTCCGGCCGCCGCCGCTCAGAGCGCGCCGTCCGCTTCCACCTCCGACGAGAACGGCCGCAACAAGCGCAAGCGTCGCCGCCGTCGCCGTGGTCGTGGCCGCGAGAATGGCGAAGGCACTGACACCGCCTCCTTCGGCGGCGAGCAGCCGGGTGACGAAGACGCGCTCGACGACGACGATGCCGAAGGCGACGAGGGCGCGGAAGAAACGCAGGCCCAGGCCGACGAGACCGCCGAGCAGCGCCGCAAGCGCCGCCGTCGCGGCAAGCGCGGTGGCCGCCGCAATCGTCCCGAGGATGGCTCGGTCGAAGCCGGCGCCGAGGGCGACGAGGCGGACGGCGATGCCGAAGAGGGCGATGCTGCCGAAGAGGTAGTGGCTGTCGAGGTCGAGGTTGCCGAAGTGGCTGCCGCTGCCGAGGAAGCACCCGTCGAAGCCGTTGCCGAGGAAGCGCCGGCAAAGCCGAAGCGTGCCCGCCGCAGCCGCGCAAAGGTCGTGGAAGAAGCCGCGACCGACGAGGCCGCCCGCAGCGAGATCGAAGCGCAGCCAGCTCCGGTTGCCGTCGAAGAGAACGCCACGCCGGCCGAACCGGAAGTCGAGCAGGCATCCGCCGATCTCGAGGAGCCGGCCAAGCCGGTCCGCGCCAACCGCGACATCTCCAAGATCGCGTCGCAGCCGGTGGTGAAGTCCTCGACGGCCAAGGAAGCCGCGCCCGAAGACGACGCCGAAAAGCCCAAGAAGGGCGGCTGGTGGCAGCGCCGCGGCTTCTTCTAA
- a CDS encoding N-acetylmuramoyl-L-alanine amidase: protein MLRLLTEKILSVAAAALVAVLSLSVVTPAFAVSASAAPLLAFGARIAGDDARTRLVIDFDRKPDFKVHYVANPYRVLIDLPETAFGIKAEEFEARGIFSDIRYGTMAAGRSRIVLTASRPVGVVLAKVQEEQGGASYRLVIDTAIVTDKAFQGQMEKQSWQEASAPATAETPALLPGSRADGPFVIAVDAGHGGIDNGARGGVTKTEEKNVTLAFARQLAEALNKLPGTRAVLTREKDEFLSLSQRVQFARNEGANLLISIHADTLKQKDIRGATVYTISDKASDSLAANLAERENLSDQIAGISFADEPAEVADILLDLTRRETQAFSINLAQSVVSTFKNEVLLINNPHRHAGFRVLTAPDVPSILLELGFMSNKDDEQLLIDPAWQKKVAGLIAKAVDEYRTTVVANGG from the coding sequence ATGCTACGCCTTCTGACCGAAAAGATCCTCTCTGTCGCTGCAGCCGCGCTTGTCGCCGTGCTCAGCCTTTCGGTCGTGACGCCGGCCTTCGCCGTGTCCGCTTCGGCCGCGCCGCTGCTCGCCTTCGGCGCCCGCATCGCCGGCGACGACGCCCGAACGCGCCTCGTCATCGATTTCGACCGCAAGCCGGACTTCAAGGTCCACTACGTCGCAAATCCCTACCGCGTCCTCATCGACCTGCCCGAGACGGCTTTCGGCATCAAGGCGGAGGAATTCGAGGCGCGCGGCATCTTCTCCGACATCCGCTACGGCACCATGGCCGCCGGCCGCTCGCGCATCGTGCTGACGGCGTCGCGTCCCGTCGGCGTGGTGCTTGCCAAGGTTCAGGAAGAGCAGGGGGGCGCAAGCTACCGCCTCGTTATCGATACGGCCATCGTCACCGACAAGGCATTCCAGGGCCAGATGGAAAAGCAGAGCTGGCAGGAGGCCTCGGCACCTGCGACGGCGGAGACGCCGGCGCTGCTGCCGGGCAGCCGCGCGGACGGGCCCTTCGTCATCGCGGTGGACGCCGGCCACGGCGGCATCGACAACGGCGCGCGCGGCGGCGTTACGAAGACCGAGGAAAAGAACGTCACGCTCGCCTTCGCCCGCCAGCTGGCCGAGGCGCTGAACAAGCTGCCCGGCACGCGCGCCGTCCTGACCCGCGAAAAGGACGAATTCCTCTCGCTCTCGCAACGCGTGCAGTTCGCCCGCAACGAAGGCGCCAATCTCCTCATTTCCATTCACGCCGATACGCTGAAGCAGAAGGATATCCGCGGCGCGACGGTCTACACGATCTCCGACAAGGCCTCCGACAGCCTTGCGGCGAACCTTGCCGAACGCGAGAACCTCTCCGACCAGATCGCCGGCATTTCCTTTGCGGACGAACCGGCCGAAGTCGCCGACATCCTGCTGGACCTGACGCGCCGCGAGACGCAGGCCTTCTCCATCAACCTTGCGCAGAGCGTCGTCAGCACCTTCAAGAACGAGGTGCTGCTGATCAACAATCCGCATCGCCATGCCGGCTTCCGCGTGCTGACCGCGCCGGACGTGCCTTCGATCCTGCTCGAACTCGGCTTCATGTCGAACAAGGACGACGAGCAGCTTCTGATCGATCCGGCCTGGCAGAAGAAGGTTGCCGGCCTCATTGCCAAGGCGGTGGACGAATATCGCACCACCGTCGTCGCGAACGGCGGTTAA